The Patescibacteria group bacterium DNA window AACAGCCGAAAGAGCCAGTAGCAAGTCAGTGATAGGCGCAAGGGAACTGATTTATTTAGATATAAATGTAAGTGCTTTACCACGATTGGTACCACGTCCTGTTCTACCTATGCGGTGTACGTAGTCTTCAAATGTGCTAGGCAAGTCGTAGTTTATAACATGTGTAACATTATCAATGTGTATACCACGTGCGGCAACATCTGTTGCAACAAGAATGCGTACTTTGCCTTCCTTAAAACTCTTAAGAGCACGTTGACGTTGTATATGAGACTTGTTTCCATGGATTGATTCTGACAGAACTCCTCCCGCAGTAAGTTGTGTTGCAAGCTTTGCGACACTGTGTTTCATCGCACCAAATATAAGAACACGTTTGAATTCCGTGTTTAAAAGTAATTCAAGTAGTTTCTCAAATCTTGAGTTATGTTCAAAACGAACTACATCTTGAGAAATATTGTTTGCAACATCCTTTTTCTTTACTGAGATAGTGGTTGGATTGCGCAAGAAGTCATGCACAAGACCTTCTGTTTCTTTTGTTATCGTTGCGGAAAAAAACAAAGTCTCTCTGTTTTGTGGTGTTTGTGAAAGAATTGATCTCATATCGTTGATGAATCCCATATCGAGCATTCGATCTGCTTCATCCAGAACAACAGTAGTTATCTTTGAAGGTACAAAACTTTTACGTTTAATTAAATCAAGCACACGTCCTGGTGTACCGATAACAAAATGATTTTTTCGGGACAGAGATTTTATTTGTGGGCGTATATTTATGCCACCTACGCAGACTGTAGAGTAGATTCCAAAGCCACGTGAAAGTTGGAGCAACTCCTCGTTGATTTGTAGAGCGAGCTCTCTTGTCGGAGCTAGAATAAGGGTCTGCCTATTCCCATCTTTTATTGTTTTTTCAATAAGTGGAATAAGAAATGCAGCAGTTTTGCCAGTTCCTGTTTCTGCAATACCAATAACATCATTTCCCTTGAGAATCTCTGGAATAATCTGGTCTTGGATAGGGGAAGGAATTTCTAGTTTTAGCGATGCAATTTTCTCTACCAATTTTGGATTAAGACCAAAAGTACCAAAATTATGTTTCGGTTTATATGTTTCCTCAACAACATTAACAGGGTTTGTGTTTATGAACTGAGATGGGTCAAATGTTGGTATTTTTCGACCACCACGACGCCCACCACCACCGCTTCTTGATAGGTCGCGTCGTTTATTGTTGTTGCTATTAAATTTACTACGTCCAAACTTATGATTTGAAGAAGTATTTCGTCGAGTCGAACCTGAAGAGCTCCGACTTGGTCGGTTTTTAGTTTTTGTATTCATTTATGTGTGTATTAACGAAACGTAGACACGTTTCGGGGCATCTGTGCAGGTATAATAATTCAAACGTGGCTGTCCTTATATAAGTAGGCGGAGTCTGCGGCTAAAGAGCCCTACACGAGTATCAAAAGCTTGCTCACATAATAATACAAACACGCACTTCTGTCAATATCTATAAGGCTTTCTTTAAAAGAGGAACTTAAAGATGGTTAGAATATTATTCTAAAATTGCATACTTACTAAGCACAGTTTTACAATACAATTTGGCGCAACGTGGTAGTATGCCCACATGTCTATAACAGGGACAAAATTTGACCTAATTGTGGTGGGTGGCGGGGCCTCCGGCCTTATGGCGGCTGGTCGTGCTGGTGAGCGAGGTAAAAAAGTGCTTTTACTAGAGAAAAATCATAAATTAGGAAAGAAACTAAAAATAACTGGTGGCGGAAGGTGTAACATTACAAACGCTGAACACGATACTCGAGTGCTACTC harbors:
- a CDS encoding DEAD/DEAH box helicase, whose amino-acid sequence is MNTKTKNRPSRSSSGSTRRNTSSNHKFGRSKFNSNNNKRRDLSRSGGGGRRGGRKIPTFDPSQFINTNPVNVVEETYKPKHNFGTFGLNPKLVEKIASLKLEIPSPIQDQIIPEILKGNDVIGIAETGTGKTAAFLIPLIEKTIKDGNRQTLILAPTRELALQINEELLQLSRGFGIYSTVCVGGINIRPQIKSLSRKNHFVIGTPGRVLDLIKRKSFVPSKITTVVLDEADRMLDMGFINDMRSILSQTPQNRETLFFSATITKETEGLVHDFLRNPTTISVKKKDVANNISQDVVRFEHNSRFEKLLELLLNTEFKRVLIFGAMKHSVAKLATQLTAGGVLSESIHGNKSHIQRQRALKSFKEGKVRILVATDVAARGIHIDNVTHVINYDLPSTFEDYVHRIGRTGRGTNRGKALTFISK